CAACGCTTTTTTGTGGTGCAGCCTGCTGCTACTGGCGGTGCTGGCCCTGCCGCGCGTGGGCGGCCCTAGCCGCTTGTGGCTGAATGGCTTGTATGAGTCGTTCAGCATCATCGCGGTTTTCCCGCTCCTTGTGTGGCTCGGGGCGGGCGGGCAGCTGGCGAGTGCCGGCGCTACGCGGCTGTGCAAATTCTTCGGCGACATTTCGTATCCGCTCTACATCACGCACTACCCGCTCATTTACATTTACACGGCCTGGGTAAGCCGGCACAAGGTGCCGCTGGCGCAGGGCCTGCCGTGGATGGTTTTCACGTTTGCCGCCGCCGTGGGGCTAGCCTACGCCTGCCTCAAATTCTACGACGAGCCCGTGCGCCGCTGGCTGCGCCACAAGGTATTGGCTGCGTAGCTAGCCGCCATAAAAAGAAGGCGCCGGGCAAAGCCCAGCGCCTTCCCGGCATCCTTTTCCGCACAGGGCTTTCCCTAGTACCAAGCTGCTGATGCCGGCGGCGGGCTTTTTCGCCACGCGGTGGAATGATTTATTTTTAGGCAATTAAAAACAGCTGTCATTGCGAGCACCGCGAAGCAATGACAAACAATTATTACTTCATTATCTCCTCTCCTTTTTTACCCCATTACTTACTAGTCGGGCGCTACCGACGTATCGCCGGGGCTCTTCTTATTAATCGAGATGAGCAGGGCGGCCACCACCAGCTGGGGGGCTAGCTGGCGCACGGGCACGGCGGCGTACTGGCCGCTGGCATCGGGCGCGGTGGCGTAGCGGTAGCCAAAAATATTATCGCGGCCCAGCACGTTGGTGGCGCTCAGGTGCACGATGGTGAACTGGCCGGCCAGGTGCGTGAGGTAGCTCAGGCTCAGGTCGAGGCTCTGGAAGCTGGGGGTGCGGCCCTGGTTGTAGCCCGGCTGGTTGGGGTCGAAGTAGGCGCGCGGGCTGCCGTAGGCCAGCGTGCCGCTGAGCTGGGTGTGCAGCCTGCCCAGCCAGTACTTGCCCACCATGCTCAGGCTGTGGGTGGCGGCGAAGGTGGGCACAGCCCCGGCCAGGTCGGCGCGGGCCTGGCGGCGGGTGTCGAGCAGGCCGTAGCTCACCCAGAAGTCGATTTTCTTAAACGTCTGGTAGCGGTCGCGGAAGAACACGTCGAGCCCGCGGGCGTAGCCCTGGCCGGTGCTGGCGTAGCGGCTGGCATCGAGCACGTTGTAAGCATCAAAGCGGGCGAGCTGTTGGTAGTCTTTATAATACAGCTCGGCGCGCAGCGTGCGGCTAGCGGTGCTGCGCTGATAGCTCAGAATGTAGTGCGCGGCCCGCTCAAAGCCCAGCGCGGGCTGCACGCGCAGCAGGTCGTTGGTAGGCGTTTGATAAAATAACCCGCCCGCCGCCGACAGCTGGCTGCCGGCCCCCAGCTGCCAGGCCAGGGCCAGGCGCGGCGCCAGGTTGGCCCTATTCAGCAGGGCCGAATATTCGCCCCGCACGCCCACCCGGCCAGAAAGACGCGGCGCCAAGCTCAGGTCGCTTTCGCCAAACCCGGCGGTGCGCTGCTCCGCGAAGCCGGGCGTATAGACCGGCGCATCGGGCGTGGCGTGGTAGCGCAGGTCGTAGCGCTGCGTGGTAGCCTCGGTGCCCAGCTTGAGATTATACCAGGTGCTGGCCGAGTCGTTGGTGAGCACGAGGCGGGCGGTGGCGGTCTGCTCGGTTTCGTCGATGAGCTGCGGCTCGGGGCGCACGGCGTTGTGCTCGCGGCCCAGGGCTAGCCCGGTATTCAGGCTCCAGCCGCGGCGCAGGGCCGCGCGGTAGGTGGCGTTGAGGTAGTAGTTGTCGTTGCGCAGGGCCGTGAGGCGGCCGGCCAGGGCAAAGGCGGCCTCGGGGTCGGGCTGGCGGGTGGCTACCTGCTGGCTGGCGTAAGTAGCGTAGATTTTCAGCATCCCGGTTTCGCCGGTGCGGTGGGCCAGCCGCAGGGCGCCGCCCAGCCGCTGCGGGGCCTGCTCCCAGCGCTGGTCGGGCGCGGTGAGGCCGTAGTAGGGCGTCAGGTTGGTATAATCTACGTTGGCCGAGGCAGCAGTGCGCTCCCAGCGCCGGGTGCGGCTGAGGGCGCCGCCCACGCTCAGCAGCGAGATACCGGTCTGGGTTTCGGGGTCGAGGTCTATCGAATTGAGGCTCACCACCGCGCTCAGCGCCTGCCCGTACTCGGCCGAGTAGCCGCCGGTGCTGAAGAGCGTGCCTTTAAACAGCGTGGGCGAAAACCGCCCCCGGGCCGGCACGCCGCTCACGGCCCCGCCGTAGGGGCTGGCCACGGGCAGGCCGTCGAGGTAGGTGCGGGTTTCGGAAGCCGCCCCGCCGCGCACGAAGAGCTTGCCCTCCTCGCCCACCCGGGTGGTGCCGGGCAGGGTAGTAAGGGCCGAGGCGATGTCGGCATTGGCGCCGGCCGTGGTCAGAATATCGAGCGGCTTGAGCACGGCGGCGCGCCGGGCATCGCTGGCCTCGAAGGCGCCGGCCAGCACCACCACGTCGCCCAAGGCGGCACGACTTGCGCGCAAGTGGCAGGTGGGCAGGGCTAGCGGGCCGCCCCCGGCCGGCAGGGCCAGGGGCGTTTCCTGCCATTCGTAGCCCACCAGCGTAATTACCAGCGGCAGCGTGCCCGCGGCTGAAGTAGTGAAGCTGAACCGCCCGAGCGAGTCGGTGGTGGCACCATCGAAGGTCGTTTTCAGAAATACGTTGGCGCCCGGCAGCGGGCGGGCGGCCGCGTCGAGCACCGTGCCGCTGAGGCGGGTGAGGGCGCGGGCGGCGGGGCTAGCCAGCGGGCGGCTTTGGGCCAAGGCCAGGGCCGGGGCACACGTGAGCAGAGCGGCAAGTAAAGCAGTTTTCATGGGGCCGGCGGAGAAGGCGAATGACTAACCCAAAGGTGCCGGCCCGGCCCGGCGGCTTTCAACTAAAAGCTACTGAGCCAGCAAAAGGGCGCGCCGAACCGTTGGCCGCGCCGGTTGAGCGGGGCGCCGCAACGCAGGCGGTGGCTAGCCGTTCAAATGAGCAGCATGCTTACCTTTCGCCCCGCTCTCAGCTTTCCTACCCTTATGCCCGCCCCTGCGCTCCCCGTCGATTACCAGAAGGTTTTTCATTCGCTGCCCGAAAATTTTCTGCTCATCGCCCCCAACCCGGAGGCTACCATCCTGGACAATACCGACAGCCACGTAGCGGTGTCGCTCAAGAGCCGCGAGGAGGCGGTGGGCAAGCCTTTTTTTGAAGCCTACCCGGCCAGCGACGAAAGCGGCGCGGCCCAGATTCGGGAGTCGCACGAGCACGTGCGGCGCTACCTCGAGCCGCACACCATGCCGCTCATTCGCTACGACCTGGCCCGCCCCGCCGAGCAGGGCGGCGGCCTGGAAGAGTTTTACTGGCAGGCCACGCACTACCCCATCGTCGATGCCCAGGGCCAGCTGCAATACATTTTGCAGCGCACCCAGAACGTGACCGAGCAGCTGCGCGCCGCCCGCGCCGCCGCCGAAACCCAGCAGAAGCTGGCCGAAGAGCAGGAGCGCACCCGCTTCATCCTCGAAAACCTGCCGGTACTCATCTGGACGGCCACGCCCGACGGCCGGCGCGACTACTTTAACCCGCGCTGGCTAGCCTTCACGGGCCGCGAAATGAGCCAGGAGCTGGGTGAGCAGTGGCTCGACAACCTGCACCCCGACGACCGCCAGCGCGTGTACACCCAGTGGATGCAGTCGGTGGCGGCCGGCACCCCCTACCAGGTCGAGTACCGCCTGCGCCGCCACGACGGCCAGTACCGCTGGATACTGAGCCGCGCCCACCCCCGCCGCGATGCCGAAGGCCAGATTAACCTGTGGGTGGGCGGCGCCACCGACATCCACGACCAGAAGATGATGGTGCAGGAAATTCTGGAAGCCAACGAGCAGCAGGCCAACCTGGCCGAGCAGGCCTACCAGAACTACCAGCTGGCCCAGCAGCAGCGCCAGTCGCTCTACGCGTTGTTTACCAACGCGCCAGCCCAGATTGGCATCGTGCGCGGGCCCGACTTCCGCTACGAGTTTGCCAATGCCAGCTACCAGGCCGCCATGGGCGGGCGCGAGCTGGTGGGCCGCACCGTGGCCGAGGCCGTGCCCGAAATAGCCCAGCTTGGCCTGCTCGACACCCTCAACGAGGTGTATCGCACCGGCCAGCCCTACGAAGCTCACGAAGTGCCCCTCGATTTTCGCCAGGAAGACGGCCAAATGCGGCCAGCCTACTTCACCTACATCATCCAGCGCTTCGAGGAAAACGGCCAGCCCGCCGGCCTCACCTCCTACGCCTACGAGGTAACCGAGCTGGTGCGGGCCCGCCAGGCCCTGGAGCACTTGCAACGCCCAGCAGACGGCGCGGCTCCTACTGTCGCAACCACGCCCCCGCCGCAGCCGTAATTCGGGTAGTTTGGCTGTTAATTTGCTAGGCGGCAGGCACAGCGCCCGAGACTCGTCTATTCTCTTCGCTAAACCACCCTAGCTAAGCAATTGGCCACCAGGCTGCTGCTCACTCCTCATTTCTGCCGCCTGTCTTTTTTCTCCCCTCTATGGAGCTTACCGCCCTCGACTTTCAGCAAGCCCGCGTGAAGCAGGTATTGTTTAAGTCGCGTTTGCGCTCGGTACTCTACGGGGTCCGCGAGGCCGAGCCCAGTTTGTTTACGCTGCAAGAAAACCCGCTGGGCCAGTGGGTCAATATGGTACTCAAGCCGCAGTATGGCCAGCGGCCCGAAGTAGCCGGCATCGAGCGCCTGCTGCGCCAAACTCTCGATACGGGCCAGTCGCTGGTGCGCCAGCACCAGCGCGGCGAAATGGAGCAGGCCCGCGCCGGCCTCGAACAAATCGAGCGGCTAGCCAGCCAAATCGACCAGCTGCTGACCTCCGTAGAGCACGGCGCATAGTTTTTCTTACCTCCTACAGAAAAAGCCCGGCTTTCCACAGCTGGGCTTTTTGGTGCTACCGGCCCATTTCGCCTAGCGAGATTAGCGGCAGGTAATCGCTGAGGCCGCTGGGCCGGTCGAAGACGTGGATGAACAGGATGGCTTCGTCGCCCCGGCTGCGCCACACTTCGGCGTAGAACGTTTCGATGGCAAACAGGCACAGGTCAAAGCTATCCTCGGTGCGCACGGCCAGGGGCTGGCCGTGCCGGGCCAGGTGCGCGGCCTGGTGGCGCTGGTGCAGGTTTTTGAAAGCGGCAATCGTCATAAGGCTATCCCGAAGATACACCCGAAGGGCTACCCGGCTAGCGGCTAGCCCGGCTGGCTGGCCCCGCGTGGGTCGGGCGGCGCAACTTTGTGGCATGAAGTCGTTTCGCTTTCCGCACCCGCTGGTGCTGCTCACGCTGTTTATTATCCTGGCCGCCGCCCTCAGCTACGTGCTGCCGGCCGGGCAGTTTGCCCGCCGCCCCAATGCCGCCACCGGCCGCGAGGTGGTGGTACCCGGCTCGTACCAGCGCCGGCCGAGCACGCCCGTGAGCCCGCTGCAAGTAGCCGTATCGGTGCCCAAAGGGCTAGCCGACGCGGGCGCGGTGGTATTCCTGATTTTTCTGGCCGGCGGCGCTTTCACCGTGGTTGACCAGACGGGCGCGCTGCGCTACGGTGTCGATTGGCTGCTGCGCCACGCGCAGGGGCGCGAGGTGGCCATTATTCCGCTCGTATCGCTGCTGTTTGCCACAATGGGCGCCCTCGAAAATATGGGCGAGGAAATAATTGCCCTCGTGCCGGTGCTGCTGGTGCTGATGCGCCGGCTCGGCTACCCGGTGCTCACGGCGGTGGCGGCTAGCCTGGGGGCGGCTATCGTGGGCGCGGCGTTCAGCCCCATCAATCCCTTTCAGGTGGGCATCGCCCAGCAACTGGCGCAGCTGCCGCTGCTGTCGGCGGCGGGCTACCGGCTGGGGTTTCTGGCCGTGGCCCTGCTTATCTGGACCGGCGGCACCCTGCGCCACGCGGCCCGCTACCGCACCGTGCCCGACGCAACCGCGCCGGATGCGGCCGCCGACGCGGCGGGGGCGGGCCGGCACGGA
The genomic region above belongs to Hymenobacter sp. BRD128 and contains:
- a CDS encoding TonB-dependent receptor, whose product is MKTALLAALLTCAPALALAQSRPLASPAARALTRLSGTVLDAAARPLPGANVFLKTTFDGATTDSLGRFSFTTSAAGTLPLVITLVGYEWQETPLALPAGGGPLALPTCHLRASRAALGDVVVLAGAFEASDARRAAVLKPLDILTTAGANADIASALTTLPGTTRVGEEGKLFVRGGAASETRTYLDGLPVASPYGGAVSGVPARGRFSPTLFKGTLFSTGGYSAEYGQALSAVVSLNSIDLDPETQTGISLLSVGGALSRTRRWERTAASANVDYTNLTPYYGLTAPDQRWEQAPQRLGGALRLAHRTGETGMLKIYATYASQQVATRQPDPEAAFALAGRLTALRNDNYYLNATYRAALRRGWSLNTGLALGREHNAVRPEPQLIDETEQTATARLVLTNDSASTWYNLKLGTEATTQRYDLRYHATPDAPVYTPGFAEQRTAGFGESDLSLAPRLSGRVGVRGEYSALLNRANLAPRLALAWQLGAGSQLSAAGGLFYQTPTNDLLRVQPALGFERAAHYILSYQRSTASRTLRAELYYKDYQQLARFDAYNVLDASRYASTGQGYARGLDVFFRDRYQTFKKIDFWVSYGLLDTRRQARADLAGAVPTFAATHSLSMVGKYWLGRLHTQLSGTLAYGSPRAYFDPNQPGYNQGRTPSFQSLDLSLSYLTHLAGQFTIVHLSATNVLGRDNIFGYRYATAPDASGQYAAVPVRQLAPQLVVAALLISINKKSPGDTSVAPD
- a CDS encoding PAS domain-containing protein, with translation MPAPALPVDYQKVFHSLPENFLLIAPNPEATILDNTDSHVAVSLKSREEAVGKPFFEAYPASDESGAAQIRESHEHVRRYLEPHTMPLIRYDLARPAEQGGGLEEFYWQATHYPIVDAQGQLQYILQRTQNVTEQLRAARAAAETQQKLAEEQERTRFILENLPVLIWTATPDGRRDYFNPRWLAFTGREMSQELGEQWLDNLHPDDRQRVYTQWMQSVAAGTPYQVEYRLRRHDGQYRWILSRAHPRRDAEGQINLWVGGATDIHDQKMMVQEILEANEQQANLAEQAYQNYQLAQQQRQSLYALFTNAPAQIGIVRGPDFRYEFANASYQAAMGGRELVGRTVAEAVPEIAQLGLLDTLNEVYRTGQPYEAHEVPLDFRQEDGQMRPAYFTYIIQRFEENGQPAGLTSYAYEVTELVRARQALEHLQRPADGAAPTVATTPPPQP
- a CDS encoding YfcC family protein, with protein sequence MKSFRFPHPLVLLTLFIILAAALSYVLPAGQFARRPNAATGREVVVPGSYQRRPSTPVSPLQVAVSVPKGLADAGAVVFLIFLAGGAFTVVDQTGALRYGVDWLLRHAQGREVAIIPLVSLLFATMGALENMGEEIIALVPVLLVLMRRLGYPVLTAVAASLGAAIVGAAFSPINPFQVGIAQQLAQLPLLSAAGYRLGFLAVALLIWTGGTLRHAARYRTVPDATAPDAAADAAGAGRHGLVLLLLLAAFSFFAYGVVRLGWDFDQMSALFLVLGIGAGLLGGLGLTGTAEGFVAGFRDIAFSAILIGFARAIFVVLAQGHIVDTIVQGLAAPLAHLPVALAALGMLGVQGALHLPVPSVSGQAVLTMPLLVPLSDLIGLPRQVTVLAYQYGAGLTELLTPTNGALMAMLAACGVRYDQWLRFAGPLYGLLLALGAAGVLLGIWLRLA